The genomic window ttttgtcttttatttgtatggataattatttctttattgtcTCTCCAGTTGCTGGCATCTGTGGCTACGTAGCTGGGAATATATCGTACATGAAGACGTGCCAGGAGAAGTTCAGAAAGTTAAGACAGAGGACAGGACTGCCTCAGCAATAgtgagcagcacacacacttgacTATATTACTGTATGCTTTTATCCACCTGCTTTAACCCCTTTAACAGTatcttattttcctctgcagttGCCAAGGGTCCTCAGTCAGAGCTGAGTGACCCAGACACCCAGTCATTTGACCCAATGTTCCAGGCAGCAGAGGCCCCCAGCCAGATGCCCAGTCACAGCAGGGATTATGACTATGGCTTCAGGCCAGACCCACCCATGGACAGACAGAACAACTTCAGCACTCCAGGTACCACAGAGAGACGCTGTATGAGCTTTTTGGATCTTTTGTGTAAATacatgtgaaaatatgtttctcCCACTGCTGACAATTTTTCTGACCCGACCCTTTTCTGTTCATGATGCAGTAAACTGtttctctgtccctgtcccCATCAGCTTCAGTCCAGGCATatgtggaagaggaggagcccAGGAGGAAGCCTATCCTCTATGAGGACCTGAGGCTAAAAAACAGGGAGAACTATGAGGTCACACTCACCCAGAAGGCCGAGACACTGCTCAAATCAACACCCGAGAAAGAGCGAGAAAGACCCAAGAAAGAGGGTAAGCTGCTGCTACTGAGATATGCAAAACACTTGCTAGGTTAGGAAAAGTTGAGGGGCTGGTATTCAAGTATATCTGTTgtctttaaattaatttatgaaactgactttttccttttgtctgtctTATGTTATAGTGAGGAAGAACGTCTATGGAGACACCTGGGAAGAATGAGTACTTTTTTGAGCTCTTAAGATGTGAGAATATGGAGACAGCTTAGTTGCCATTTTGCTTCAGTGTGACTTGGCTTTAGGTGTCATGAAGCTGTGTAAGTTTCTTCTCAGTATGTCTATGTGAGTGATTCAATTAAACCAAACTGCTTAAGGATTCaaacagtctctctctgtgctttggcattgatttgaattttcatccatccatccatccattatcaataccacttatccgttaagggttgtgTGGGTGCTAGAGCCTATCCCAGTTGTCATTGGGCGAGAGATtgtatggatcgccagtccattgtagagccaacatatagagacaaacaaccattcacactcacatttacacctacgggcaatttagactcaccagttaacctaacctgcatgtcttgggactgtgggaggaaggtGGAGTAcctgcaaactccacacagaaaagccccaggctcgaacccggaaccttcttgctgagaggcaacagtgctaaccactgaattgaatttaatgTTCCTTTTTCATCTTCACTAgcacaaaatgtcaacaacaaaaccaaaagcCAATGTCGAAGCTACATATTACTGCTATTAAAGCACACTGAAGATAGTTTATCCACATGCAAGTGCCTTTTGGGGGGGGCTCTAATAAAAGCATTGGTTTAGGGGCATGTATACCACATTTTCAGTTACAAATTACACTTCACTTACAACATCacatcaaagacagaaacaggTTTTTGATTGTACTGTAAgtattgtgtatattttttgtatgaTTACTTGACCATGACATCAGTAGGATGCAGCCAGTTTTGTGCCCAGGTACTGTTATACTTTTCCTTTAGTTGTGAATACTCACCATTTTGTCTTGTACCATGTGTAAATATAGGACAGGAGTGCACATGACTACCTTTCTGCAACAGTTAGTTTTCCACATGTTAATTACAGATTCTGTCTAGGAACAATGTGTTTTatgcatatttattttaagaaataacaaataacacaaaagaTGCTGTGTAAAAGTTTAAACTTAGGTACAAAAGTCACCCGTAACATTTAAACATTCAGAGAAATACCATTTGATTATTCAAGAATGTGGAGACTCCACAAACAAAAGCATACAAGCAAATCAGTAGTCAGTTTGTTTCTAACCCAAGTATTTGGCAAATGGCAAAAAGCAATATTAATAGAATATGGCTTATCTGGATATTTGGTGTGTAATAAAGCTAACAAGTACATGAGCATAACTAAAGGTGATCATGACTATGAGCATGGTGGCTGTGGTTGCAGCTGTGGGCATGACTCAGCCCAAAGCTTTGTGCTAACCCATGTCCATGAGGATGGACAGGTGGTGTGGGACCAGAGAGAGTGCTGGTTGAGTTTGGCCAGCCTTCATACATCATTGCTGCGGTATCAGCAGTTTTAACGCTGGATAATGGAGCATAAGCCTGGACCGGGTAGGACCCAGGTGTTGGATTGATTTGTGGAAGCAGggtcttcctcctctcctctgcagaagCAGTGACAAAGGAAACACTGCTGATGCTCTTCAACAACCTGAAGGGCATCATCTTCTCCAGAGCGCCAGCCCTGGCCTCAGACATGTccagaagagagaaaaatccTTTTCCATACATCCACCCAATCAGGATAGCGATGACATTACAGGGGAGCACGCAGTGAGGAATGAGGGCAGTGGTGATAATGAGAAACACCCAAGGGAGTGCCATGGTGGGGAAACTGACCCCACACAGGAATCCTTTAGTCATCTTTGTGTGCATGGTAGTCAGGGCCACACAGGCCAGGGCCACAGGGACCAACCCCTCGGTGTGACTGCGGCTGTCGTCCTCCTGCAGAAGCTCCAGGAAGCTGTAGAAGAAGCCCGTGATGGTGGACATTAAAAGGAACAGGGACAGGAAACGAACCGTGCCGACACCCTTCTCCAAGCTGCCACTGAGAAACACCAGGGCTGCGATGCTCAGGAGAAGCTGAGCAAATGTCCTGTGATAAAACGGGTATATAAAAAGCCTGTGGATGTGTCCATTTTGAAAAACTGTGGCACCGATGCTGCAGAGCCGACGGAGTCAGGTTGAAGTATGTCTGGATGCCAAACAATACACACGATAAAACTACCACTGTGAAAATCCCGCTGGTGATGGCAGGAACAGCGTCTTTCAAAACTTGTGAGATCGTTTTAAAGTAATCCATTCGTATCATTTTGCTAAATAACTTCGGTCGTTCACGGCTGACAAACTAAAGCAAAAGTTTACCCGGAATTCACCAAACCAACAGTGGTTCAACTGTTTTCACACCTCTTGAACAGGGAAGTAGTCTCATCCAGACGATTTCACTGTAAACATCTCGAGCTGATGCAGCTCTCCACCTTGATGGATAAAAAAATGTCGCA from Lates calcarifer isolate ASB-BC8 linkage group LG5, TLL_Latcal_v3, whole genome shotgun sequence includes these protein-coding regions:
- the LOC108875808 gene encoding LOW QUALITY PROTEIN: OCIA domain-containing protein 1-like (The sequence of the model RefSeq protein was modified relative to this genomic sequence to represent the inferred CDS: deleted 1 base in 1 codon) produces the protein MSSTTTGFPEERQRRGPQGSEDLDFIPTEEEKRLLKECIDERFLYRSGPFSLISMAVTQTLIARGILSASPVFGPVPKMIFAGICGYVAGNISYMKTCQEKFRKLRQRTGLPQQYILFSSAVAKGPQSELSDPDTQSFDPMFQAAEAPSQMPSHSRDYDYGFRPDPPMDRQNNFSTPASVQAYVEEEEPRRKPILYEDLRLKNRENYEVTLTQKAETLLKSTPEKERERPKKEVRKNVYGDTWEE
- the rhbdd2 gene encoding LOW QUALITY PROTEIN: rhomboid domain-containing protein 2 (The sequence of the model RefSeq protein was modified relative to this genomic sequence to represent the inferred CDS: deleted 1 base in 1 codon), with protein sequence MIRMDYFKTISQVLKDAVPAITSGIFTVVVLSCVLFGIQTYFNLTPSLCSIGATVFQNGHIHRLFIYPFYHRTFAQLLLSIAALVFLSGSLEKGVGTVRFLSLFLLMSTITGFFYSFLELLQEDDSRSHTEGLVPVALACVALTTMHTKMTKGFLCGVSFPTMALPWVFLIITTALIPHCVLPCNVIAILIGWMYGKGFFSLLDMSEARAGALEKMMPFRLLKSISSVSFVTASAEERRKTLLPQINPTPGSYPVQAYAPLSSVKTADTAAMMYEGWPNSTSTLSGPTPPVHPHGHGLAQSFGLSHAHSCNHSHHAHSHDHL